The stretch of DNA TGCTATAGCCATAGAGTGTGATGGTGCTACTTGGCACAATAGTCCGCAAGCCTATGCTTATGATATTCATCGTCAACGAATTTTAGAAAAACAAGGCTTAAAAGTGTTTCGAGTTTGGTCAAAGGCTTGGTGGCCTGCTCCTAGTCGAGAATTAGAAAAGTTGTGCGCATTGGTACAAAATGTATGTCCCAACAGCTTAAAAAAGGACATAATGCCTTGATTAACTCAACTATTAAAGCCTCCACATATTTTATATCAATTCCCTAGATAATTCTGTTATTTAGGGAATTTTTATATAAAAATCTTGCTATTTAACTTTTTTTCTGCCTTAGCGGTAATACTTTTAAAACTATTGGCATTAAGAGCCAAATATTTATTACAAATAACATTTGATTTTAATTATTCCCAAAAAGAAAATGAAATTGTAAAAATATCAATACCCCCTTATTTTCACATCAAGACATGTCCAGCATGAAAAAAGTAAGTCTAGCTTTAGTCGTTGTTTGTACCATATCCATGTTATCTTCTTGTGGCAGTAGTCCTTACAAAAAGAGAAAGGGCTGCAAAGGCAATGGAGGCTGGTATGGCAAACGTAACCTTGGAGCAATCTATAAGGTGCAGGAAGAAACCCCAGCAAAAAACATTTTTTCTGTACACCATTCCCAAATGCTTAACTCTAAAGACATATAGACCCCAGCTCCTTTTCCCTATATCCCTATTTGATCCCCCCAAAATCTAACTCTATCCTGAGTTAGATTTTTTTATTTTTAATACCAACTAATGGCAAAGTAAATTAAATAGACATTATCATACATTTATATTTTATAGCTTGTTTATTATTTTAGCACACTTTTTTTTGATATTTTACAGTAGCTAAGCAATGAAGTATATGGTGTAATCTTTTTTGATTTACTCCATAAGGCTTTCAGCGTTAAAAATACATTATCTTGAAAATGATAAGACATTTATCATCTTCAAATTATCCAATCAAGAAAAGCCATAAAATTTGGCAATCAATCTATTTAGTACCCCACGCATTAAAATTGCTATTTGTCATGAGATTCATTCTTTTAATTCCTTTTCTGTTATTTTCTTTCCAGTTTACCTCTGCACAAGTTTTAGATTCTGACGATCTCAAGAAAGCATTAGAAAGAAAATATGTCTTTACCTCCCTTCGATTGGCACTAGAGCAACCCAATGAAGTCTACAAATTAAAATTAAGAGGTCTAAGTGATCGATTGGAAGATATCGATCAACAAGTTGCCGCCATTCAAGATACCATTAATAGTTTACGCATTAGCAAGCGTAGAGTCTTGAATAGAAATAAAAAGATAGCTCAATATGAAGAGAAAATAAAGGCGATTGAAGAAGACAAGGTTTATTATACGCTAGATAGTTTAAAATACTTGACCAATTTAGTCTCACTAGACCTTTCTTATAATGATTTGACCAGTCTCCCTGATGTATTCCACGAATTGCCCAACATTCGAGTTTTACATCTAGATAACAACAACTTAACTACTCTTCCGATTAGTATTGGATCGCTCAAATACTTAAAAGAGCTCTATATTGAAAAAAATCAATTGACAACGTTGCCTAACGAAATGGGGCAACTAAGTGCCTTAAGGATTTTCATGGCACAAAACAACCACATCAACCAACTACCAGATGATATTGGCAATTGGGAAAAGCTAGAGCTTTTACGTGTAGACAGTAACCGAATTCACCAACTACCAAATAGTTTTGAGGCACTCAAAGAACTCAAACTAATCATGCTTAGTGAAAACAAGCTTACTAATATTCCCGATGGGATTTGCCAATTTAGTCAGCTACAAGAACTCTATTTGGATAAAAATGACCTTACTGCATTACCGCTCGAAATCGGCTTGCTATCTCAACTTAAGGTGGGTCAATTTGCCAGCAATAAAATCACAGAAATCCCTAGAAGCATCGGTTCAAACCGAGCATTAACCTCTCTAAACTTCTCTTCTAATAATTTAACTTATGTCCCTAAAGAGATCATCCAGTTGGTCAATTTAGAACATTTACATTTAGAACACAATGTCATTAGTTCTTTGCCTAAAAACTTAGGTTTGTTAAATCAATTAGAGATTCTGCACTTAGACGATAATAATTTGACGAGCATTCCTGAATCTATTGGCTTATTGGCTCAACTAAAGCTTTTTAATGCGGATGACAATCAACTTCCTTCCATTCCTAACACCATGAGTCAACTTCATGAGCTTAGAGAATGTTATTTGCAAAATAATAAATTAACCTATTTTCCAACTTGTCTAGCCCAACTCAAAAAGCTAGAGGTTCTATTCATTCATGAAAACGAACTCACTAGTATTCCTGATTCATGTATTGCAGGTTTATCGCATTTGCAAACTTTATCTGCCAACAATAATAAAATCAAAACCCTACCTGATACCTTAGGATATTTAAAGCGGTTAAAACGTCTATACCTTTCTCACAATAAAATTGCAACCATTCCTCCTAGTATTGGTCAACTAAAAAACTTAATCATACTAAGTTTGGATCATAATCAACTAAAAGAAGTCCCCAATGAACTAGGGGAATTAGAATATATTGCTTATTTATTTCTCAAAGATAATCAGCTCGCAACCTTACCTGCTTGTTTTTATAAAGTTCCTAATGAACGACACCCCTTGTTTTCTTTGCGTCAACTAGAATTAACTCGCAACCCTATTGGGAACAAAAAAAGCACTCGTGTAAAACTTAGAAAACTAGGACCTGACTATGCTACCATTTACATTTCTGAGGCAGATCGCATTCTTCGTACTACTGCGGAAGCAAAACGAGCGGCAGAGGATGCTAAAAGGGCTGAAGCTAACGCCAAAGAGGCGGCTGCCAAGGCTAAAGATGCGGCTGTAGCAGCAACGGAAGCTAGAGCTAGAGCCAAAGAAGCTGAAGCAAAAGCAAAAGAAGCGGCTGCGGAGGCTAAGGAAACTGAGGCCAAGGCCATTGAAGCCGAGCGCTTGGCTAAAGAGGCAGAAAAAAAGGCAGAAGAAGCCGCAGGTACTCCTGCTGCTAAACAAGCAGAGGCTAAAGCCAAAGAAGCAGAAGCTAGAGCTAAAGAGGCTGAGGCTAGAGCTAAGGAAGCTGCTGCTAAAGCTATTGAAGCAGAAGCAAATGCTAAAGCTAAAACCGCAGAGGCTTTATCAAAAGAATTAGCAGCAAAAGCTAGAGCTAAAGAGGCAGAACGCTTGGCTAAAGAAGCAAAGGAAAAAGCAGAAGAAGCGGCTCGCTTAGCTAAAGAATTAAAAGATAAGGCAAAGGGCAAACGTCCCAAAAAGAAAACAGATAAGGATGTGAAAGTTAAGGTCGAAACGGATGCAAAATCAAAAGCTGAAGCAGAGGCTAGAGCAAAAGCTAGAGCAGAACAAAAAATTAAAGAGGCTGAAGCTCGTATTCGAAATGCAGAGGCACGCATCCGAAATGCAGAGGAACGCATTCAAAAGGCAAAAGTACGTGTCATCCATGTGGATAAAGAAGTTAACAGCTATCCTTCCGAACCAGCTATAGAACAAGGTAAAGAGGAAGGTTCTAACAAAAAAAAGAAGGAGAATAGTCAGCCCAACTCTACTCGATAATTGGGTAAAACATTGTTCAATACTCTATCAATTGGGCTTTAGTTTTGTTGCGTTGCGCATTTAGTTCGAAGGTTGAATGTTTTTAAAACCTTCGAACTAAATACACTGTCTTTTAATTACTTAAAGGACAGTGTACTTAATCTTTTTTACAAATCCCAAAAAGAACGAGGTCGATTATAATAGCGGTATAAATTAACGAGCGATCGTCCAAAATACTGAAACGCTAATGCTCCAAGAATAATGCTTAATCCCAGCCCCAATACTTGTATACTTTGCAAAACGGTAGGCAACAAAACGCCTAATGTAATTGCTGCAATCGATCCTGCAAGACCAAGGATTAAGATTGAAATTAAAAATATACGCTTGATTTTTTTAAGGTATAAATCTCGATACCAATCTTGATATTTTTGTACCACATAAATGGCATGAAAAATTTGCCAGATTGAAATTAAAAAAGCAAAAACACCTAAATGCTGAATGGTTTCTGCTGGGTTTGATTTTATTTGCAACAATAAAATACTAATTAAAACCAATTGAATACCAAGATCTAATGCTAATCTTATTTTTGTCCTCATTTCTATTAAACTAATTTTCTTTCTATCATTAAATATGATTTCCCTACTCTACTAATATAACCCTTTTATCTCCTATCAAGTTCTTTTTTTAAGGTAACTTTTGAATAAAAAAACATCAAAATTCCCATACAAATAAAAAGAAAGCCACTTAATATTAAAAAGGCGTAAATAACCTGTCCTGAATGATGAAAAAAGGCTAGGCTAAATAAGACTAAGAAGACAATTCTAGCGCATACATTGGTTAAGAAAAAGATACTATTTGCTCGCCCCATTATTTCATTGGGCAACACCTGAAAGAGATAGGATACCCTAAGTACACGAATCCCTGCATTGGTAATCCCCAACAATAACGAAACTAGGAAAAACAACCAAATTTGACTCATTGTTATCAAGCCGATCAACTCTAATATAGAAATGAACATCATAATTATAATTGCCTTAACAAAAGACATCCCTTTGAATATTTTATGGATAACCAATCCCGCAATCGTTGCTCCGATTGCATAAAAAACTTCGGAAATAGCAAATATTTCTGAAGCTGCGCCTAAATGTTGGTCCACATAAACAGGTGCCAAATTAAAGACATACAATAATACGACAACAAAAACAGCGTGCGTAACGGTTCCAAACAAAAATACATAAGGACGCTCTTTTAGATAAATATATCCCTCTTTTAAGCGCTCTCCTACCGTTCCTGATGTCTTTTTTCGAGTTACAATTGGCACAAAACGCATCGAATAAATAATTGCCCATGATACAAAATAAGTGCCTGCATCCAAAGCAAAAATTTGGGATAAAGACCAAGGTTCTATCTTAAAGTTTGCGATTCCTCCTCCAATCAATAATGCAGCAGCAGCACCCGCTAAAGCAGAAGCCAATTGGCTCTGAATTTCTATATAAGAAGCAATCTTACTGTAATTTTCTTGCTCTGTAATTTCTTGCATAAAGGCGTAAAAACAAGGATAATGCAAGTTATAATTCCAAAAAGTAAGTGCAAATACAGCCGCTGCCCAACAGCTAGTGTCTCCTACCCCCATTCCATCTAAATAGGCAATTGCTCCAATTGCTACCCCATTAAAAAGATTTAGTGCTAGAAAAATATGCTTTCGATTGTATTTGTCGATTAAGGTACCTCCATAAAGAGACCAAAATAAGCTGACACAGGTAATTGTCGCATAGGCAACATTAAACCAGTTGGACTGATTCGTTCTTGCAAAATAAGCAGGAATAGAAATCATACTAATCCCTTGTGCAATCCCCGATATAAAATTAGCAGATAACAATAATCGTATTGCTCCTATATTTTTCATCCAATCAACTTTTATTTTATGCTTTGAATCCCTACTTGTTCGATACTGCCTTTTTTACTAAAATTTGGAACGCTTT from Aureispira anguillae encodes:
- a CDS encoding leucine-rich repeat domain-containing protein — encoded protein: MRFILLIPFLLFSFQFTSAQVLDSDDLKKALERKYVFTSLRLALEQPNEVYKLKLRGLSDRLEDIDQQVAAIQDTINSLRISKRRVLNRNKKIAQYEEKIKAIEEDKVYYTLDSLKYLTNLVSLDLSYNDLTSLPDVFHELPNIRVLHLDNNNLTTLPISIGSLKYLKELYIEKNQLTTLPNEMGQLSALRIFMAQNNHINQLPDDIGNWEKLELLRVDSNRIHQLPNSFEALKELKLIMLSENKLTNIPDGICQFSQLQELYLDKNDLTALPLEIGLLSQLKVGQFASNKITEIPRSIGSNRALTSLNFSSNNLTYVPKEIIQLVNLEHLHLEHNVISSLPKNLGLLNQLEILHLDDNNLTSIPESIGLLAQLKLFNADDNQLPSIPNTMSQLHELRECYLQNNKLTYFPTCLAQLKKLEVLFIHENELTSIPDSCIAGLSHLQTLSANNNKIKTLPDTLGYLKRLKRLYLSHNKIATIPPSIGQLKNLIILSLDHNQLKEVPNELGELEYIAYLFLKDNQLATLPACFYKVPNERHPLFSLRQLELTRNPIGNKKSTRVKLRKLGPDYATIYISEADRILRTTAEAKRAAEDAKRAEANAKEAAAKAKDAAVAATEARARAKEAEAKAKEAAAEAKETEAKAIEAERLAKEAEKKAEEAAGTPAAKQAEAKAKEAEARAKEAEARAKEAAAKAIEAEANAKAKTAEALSKELAAKARAKEAERLAKEAKEKAEEAARLAKELKDKAKGKRPKKKTDKDVKVKVETDAKSKAEAEARAKARAEQKIKEAEARIRNAEARIRNAEERIQKAKVRVIHVDKEVNSYPSEPAIEQGKEEGSNKKKKENSQPNSTR
- a CDS encoding MFS transporter, which gives rise to MKNIGAIRLLLSANFISGIAQGISMISIPAYFARTNQSNWFNVAYATITCVSLFWSLYGGTLIDKYNRKHIFLALNLFNGVAIGAIAYLDGMGVGDTSCWAAAVFALTFWNYNLHYPCFYAFMQEITEQENYSKIASYIEIQSQLASALAGAAAALLIGGGIANFKIEPWSLSQIFALDAGTYFVSWAIIYSMRFVPIVTRKKTSGTVGERLKEGYIYLKERPYVFLFGTVTHAVFVVVLLYVFNLAPVYVDQHLGAASEIFAISEVFYAIGATIAGLVIHKIFKGMSFVKAIIIMMFISILELIGLITMSQIWLFFLVSLLLGITNAGIRVLRVSYLFQVLPNEIMGRANSIFFLTNVCARIVFLVLFSLAFFHHSGQVIYAFLILSGFLFICMGILMFFYSKVTLKKELDRR